The following DNA comes from Chryseobacterium gallinarum.
TGATGATTTTCCAAACTAAAAAGTCCTCAACATGTGACTTATCATAAATATTTTTTATATTAGCATCTATTCTTTTGGGAAAATCCTGTGCACAGTCAAAACATAAAACAACTCGCAGGCAAGGAGAATATAATTGTAATCATCAAAATAAATAACCATGGAAAAAAGAAAAAAATTAAGCAAAAAACAATTAAGATTTATCTACGGAGGACTTGGCACTTATCCTTGTGCTACTTCTTCCGGCTATTGCAAGTTTATAGGGCCGGGATGCAGAGAAGAAAAATGTCAGCTTCCTGTACCTGTAGAACCTGTTGATCCTGATGGTCCCATTATCCTTCCGGATCCAGGAAGTTTATAATTGAATAAAAAGAACCAACCTAAACCGGCTGGTTCTTTTGTTTAGTAAAAGATGGACTCCGGAATTTTACAGAAACATTCCTCCTGAAACTTCAATTCGTTGTCCGTTGATCCATCGTGCATCCTCAGTACATAAGAATGCCACTACACCACCGATATCATCCGGAAGTCCTACCCTTCCCAAGGCGGTAGCCCCTGCCACTACGGCATTGATCTCTTTATTATCCCTTACTCTTCCGCCACCAAAGTCGGTTTCAATTGCGCCGGGAGCAATGACATTGGCTTTTATTTTCCTTTCTCCTAACTCTTTGGCCATATATTTCGTCAGCATTTCCACCCCTGCTTTTACAGAGCCATAAACAGATGATCCCGGAGTTGCAAACCTTGCCAATCCTGAAGAAATATTAATAATACCTCCTCCGTCATTCATTACGGGCAATAATTTTTGTGTCAGGAAGAATACCCCTTTGAAGTGAATATCCACCATATCATCAAGCTGTTCTTCTGTAACTTCTGTAATCGGTGAATACAAAGCAGTTCCTGCATTGTTGATAAGATAATCAATCCGGGAGTTTCCTGTATTTTGCTGTAAATAATCCGTCACTTCTTTCACAAATGCATCGAAGCTTTTAATATTTTTTGTATCCAGCTGAAAAGCAACTGCATTTCTCCCCATTTTCCTGATCTCCTCCACTACGGCTTCCGCTTCGTCCTTATTGCTTCTATAGGTAATAATAACATCCAGGCCTTTTTGGGCGATTTTAACTGCAGAATTCTTTCCTAAACCACGGTTACCTCCCGTAACCAGTGCAATATTTGTTTTTGTGGTCATTTTATTTGATTTTTTGATGTGACAAAGTTGGGATATTTTCAGGCGGATTTGTTTGCTTGAATCAATCTGAAATTTGCATAAATCAAATCATGATCTGAATTCCAGCGGGGTAAATGAAGTTTTTCTCTTAAAGAAGTTGGAAAAATGAGCGATTTCCTCAAAGCCCAAAGCATAAGAAATCTCAGATACATTCCACCTGGTTTGCTTTAACAGTATTTTTGCTTCCTGGATAATACGTTCACTGATCAGTTCTGTAGTCGTTTTTCCCGTGCTTTCTTTCAGCCTTTTATTAAGGTAGTTAACGTGGACGGCAAGCCTGTCTGAATAGTCTTTTGCTGTTTTCAGCTGCAGCCTCTGTTCTAAAGATTCAATGGGAAACTGCCTTTCCAGTAGTTCTATAAATAAAGAAACAACCCGCATAGAAGCATCATTGACAGTTGATAGCTGGGTGGCGGGCTGTAGTTTCTGACCATAATGGATCAGCTCCAGTACATAATTCCTGATCAGGTCATATTTAAAAATATAATCTGAATCGATTTCCTTTTTGATCTTGGTAAATAATATTTCTATTTCTTCTGCAAGGGCATCATCAATCTCAAATACCGGCACATTTCCGGGTTGAAAAATAGGCAGGTCTTCCAGACTATTATAGGATTTATCTTTAATAAAAAAGTCTTCTGTAAACACACAAAAACTGCCTGACTGCTGCGGGTCTTCCGGAATCCAGTGGTACGGAACCTTAGGGGTGGCAAACAGCAATGCATTTTGTTGTATGGAAATCACCTTATCTGCATACTCTGCCCTGTTTTTTCCTTTGATAAAACTGATTTTATAATATTTCCTCCTATTGTAGGGCATTTCGGAAGTGTTTTTTACTTTTTCAATAGTTTGGGCAATATCAAATACATTAAAGTGTCCGATATCTTTATGAAGCCCCTTTGGAAAAATACTTTCCAGATCTTTACCCAGCTTGGCTGCCATTTCCCTGTAAAAATCTTCCAATGAAGTATGCACAATTTTTTCCATAAACAAATGATTTGTAAAATTCAAATATACAAAAGTTGGAATCACATAAAAATGAAACAAATATTCATTTTTTTCTATAAAAAGTGACATGTTTTTAATTATTTTAACTACATTAGACACCATTAACTATCTAAAAACCAAAACAATGAAAAACCAGATTACAAAAACCGGCAAAAAGCTCAACAAAAAAGAACTGAAAACAATTACCGGCGGAATGTACGACTGTATGGCTCCCGAACCTTGTGAACCTTATCCTGGGCCCTGTGAATCTCATGCAGATGCCAATGGCTGTACGATGATCTCTCCGTTTTGCGGTCAAAAAATATGCAGACCTTAATTATAAATCAATAACAACATTAAAATCATTAGTATGAAAAATCAAAATTTGAACAAAGGCAAAAAATTAAACAAGAAAGAACTTAAAGTTATTACCGGAGGATTAAGATTATGCGTTGATCCTTCAACCGGTTTTTGTACAGAAATCAGTGATGCTTGCGCAGAACGTCGATGCAGGCTTATAGTGGGACCTATATTGGATTAATGTAATTAAAGATCTTGAAACAATGGAAAATAAAAATGTAAACCACGGAAAAAAGTTAAATAAAAAACAACTAAGAGTCATTACCGGTGGAAAAGAAATGTGCTGGCTGCCTACATTAGAGTGCAGCAAGATTTCTTTAAGCTGTGCGGAACCACAATGTCAGCCTATCATTGATGTTGAATAAGTTTACAACTATATTAAACGCTTCCTCCGGGAAGCGTTTTTATTTGGACAGGATCTTAAAGCAAGGGGCGCTCTTCAATAAAAAAACGCTCCCAAAATATATGGGAACGTTTTTTAACTATAACTAACTTTAATATTTTCTTTTATACGTTGAATCTGAAGTGCATAATGTCTCCGTCCTGAACGATATATTCTTTACCTTCCACAGAAAGTTTTCCGGCTTCTTTTACTTTTACCTCAGAACCATACTGGATATAATCATTATATTTGATCACCTCTGCACGGATGAAACCTTTTTCAAAGTCAGTGTGGATCACACCGGCTGCCTGGGGAGCCGTCCACCCTTGCCCTATCGTCCATGCTCTTACTTCTTTTACTCCGGCCGTAAAATATGTCTGAAGTTTTAACAGATCATAAGCTTTTCTGATCAGACGGTTGACTCCCGGTTCTGTAAGACCTAGTTCGTCAAGGAAAATTTCTCTTTCTTCGTAAGTTTCCAGTTCATTGATATCGGCTTCAATCTGCGCTGCCAAAACAACTACTTCAGCGCCTTCGTTTTTTGCCATTTCTTCAATCTTTCCCACCCATTCGTTTCCGTTCTTGATGGAGTTTTCATCTACGTTACAAACGTAAAGGACCGGCTTGTTAGTCAACAACTGAACTTCGCCGATAATTGACTTTGTCAAATCATCTACAGCAAATTCTCTGGCATTTTTCCCATCTTCAAGGAATTTTTGCAGATTTTGAAGCGTTTCATATGTTAAGATATCTTCTTTCTTTCCGGACTTAATGAACTTTTTAGCTTTTTCAACAGCTTTTCCTACTGTTTCAAGGTCTTTCAGCTGTAATTCGATATCAATGATTTCTTTATCTCTTAAAGGATCTACAGAACCTTCAACGTGAACAATATTTCCGTTGTCAAAACATCTTAAAACATGGATGATAGCCTCACACTCACGGATATTCGCTAAAAACTGATTTCCTAGTCCCTCTCCTTTGCTGGCTCCCTTTACAAGACCTGCAATATCAACGATTTCAACTACAGCGGGCAATACTCTTTCTGGTTTTACAATTTTTTCCAGTTCAAATAGTCTCTGATCCGGTACGGAAACTGTTCCCAGGTTAGGTTCAATAGTACAGAAAGGATAGTTTGCCGATTGAGCTTTTGCATTGCTCAGACAGTTAAAAAGAGTTGATTTACCTACATTTGGCAGGCCTACGATTCCACATTTCATATTGTAAAATTCAAAGTTTAAGATTTAGGGTAATTCAAAGTTCCCGTTACTTTGCCATTGCATACTGAACATTGAATTACGAGTGCGCAAAGATAGTGATTTTTAAGGGAGTTTCATAATAAAAAAATCTGCCGGCATTCCGGCAGATTTTAAACGGTCTGATTGTATCCGTTGAGTTTTATGGGTTATCTCCTGTGGCTTCCTGAGCCAGCGGAACGTCATTCGGTGCGTCCTGTAAAGTTTTATCTAACGTGAATAAAGATTCGTCTGTAGCTCTGTCACCACCTGCGATTTTTAATTTATCAATCAGATTCTGGGCTAATGTTTCTTCTTCAATCTGCTCTTGTACGAACCACTGCATGAAATTCCAGGTTGCCCAGTCTTTCTCTTCCATAGAGAGATCTACAATTCTGTAAATGGCAGTTGTATTGTCAACTTCATGTTTAAAAACCCCATCAAAACAGGCGGTAAGGTTTTCAGGATCAGCCGGAGGAGCCGGGATAGCTTCTACTTTTGGTTTCCCCCCTCTGTTTAAAATATATTCCATGAATTTAATCGAGTGGTTTCTTTCTTCCTGAGCATGGCGGTAAAGGAAATTGGCAATTCCCTGATATCCTTTATCATCAGCCCAGATTCCATAAGATAAAAAAACGTGTGAGGCATGAATTTCCTTGTTCATCTGGTCACTAAGTGCTTTTTCCATGTTTTCGGAAAGTCTTTTAGTATTCATAATGTTTATATTTTGGTGATTATGGTGTTAACTAAGCAAAAATGATTCCGATAAGCTTATTTTTTTATGTAAAAAGAGGTAGAATACTTTAAAACAATGCTGATTTTCAACATATTAAACTAATAATTTATAGTTATTCTAAAATAAAACCGGTCCTTTCGGGACCGGTTTTATTTTATAGATAGTACTACTGATTGCGTTATCTAATGAATGATCTGAAATTATTTAATCTTTCTCGCCATATAATCACTTTCATTTCCTAATCTGTCAATAGCTTTAATAGCAACTGCATTCAGTTTTTTTCCGTCTTTAAACTTAGGGATATCCTTTGAAAGAGTATCCAGGGTTAAAATTTCCGTTTCCCATACTCCATTGTACTGTTTGAAAAGAACCCACTGGAAAACATTACTCATATTCCCGGAGCTCCAGTTTGTTTGTGCAAAACTTCCGTTATCTGCTATAAACAAGGTAGGTGTCTGCAAAGGAACAGCCTTAATCCACGGGGTCTTCGGAATTAATGCTTTTTCACTGTACACGCTGTTTTTCAGGACAGGCAGCATATTGGGATTCCTGGTAAGCCCTGCAATGCTCCAATGAATTTCTCCGGCATCCTTTTTCAGAACATTTCTTGAAATTTCAATCTGATTTTTAATTTCCGTTGGGCGATCGGATACTTTTATTTCTACGGTATTTAACCCGGGCCACAGATGGCGGTTCATTGTATTTTCAGATTGCCACCAGCTTAACAAGGCCTCGAAGCTCTGACCTTTTGAATCAATCGGCCAATATAGCTGGGGTGAGAAATAGTCTACCCATCCTTTATTTAACCATAATTTTGCATCAGCATACAGCTCGTCATATTGTGAAGATCCCACAATTCCTGCCGGATATCCCGGTTTCCAGATTCCAAACGGGCTGATTCCAAACTTTACATGGCTTTTTTCTGCATGAATTTCTTTGTAGATACGCTCCACAAACCTATTCACATTATCTCTTCTCCAGTCTGCCCTGGATAGTGTTCCACCACTGTTTACATAGGCATTCCAGGTTGCATTGTCAGGAAAATCAGCTCCTTTGTTATAAGTAGCATAGGGATAAAAATAATCGTCAAAATGAATTGCATCGATATCATATCTTTTAACAATATCTTTTACCACATTGGAAACATGACCTTGTGTTTTAGGATTAGCAGGATCAAACCAGTACATACCGTTCTTTAGCCTTACCACAATATCAGACAGCTTATTAACCATGGAAAGGTTATTTACAGAGCCTCCATTGGTATGGTGGGCGCGGTATGGATTCAGCCAGACGTGAAGTTCCAGTCCCCTTTTGTGGGCTTCTTCAA
Coding sequences within:
- a CDS encoding SDR family NAD(P)-dependent oxidoreductase is translated as MTTKTNIALVTGGNRGLGKNSAVKIAQKGLDVIITYRSNKDEAEAVVEEIRKMGRNAVAFQLDTKNIKSFDAFVKEVTDYLQQNTGNSRIDYLINNAGTALYSPITEVTEEQLDDMVDIHFKGVFFLTQKLLPVMNDGGGIINISSGLARFATPGSSVYGSVKAGVEMLTKYMAKELGERKIKANVIAPGAIETDFGGGRVRDNKEINAVVAGATALGRVGLPDDIGGVVAFLCTEDARWINGQRIEVSGGMFL
- a CDS encoding helix-turn-helix domain-containing protein, which produces MEKIVHTSLEDFYREMAAKLGKDLESIFPKGLHKDIGHFNVFDIAQTIEKVKNTSEMPYNRRKYYKISFIKGKNRAEYADKVISIQQNALLFATPKVPYHWIPEDPQQSGSFCVFTEDFFIKDKSYNSLEDLPIFQPGNVPVFEIDDALAEEIEILFTKIKKEIDSDYIFKYDLIRNYVLELIHYGQKLQPATQLSTVNDASMRVVSLFIELLERQFPIESLEQRLQLKTAKDYSDRLAVHVNYLNKRLKESTGKTTTELISERIIQEAKILLKQTRWNVSEISYALGFEEIAHFSNFFKRKTSFTPLEFRS
- a CDS encoding bacteriocin, with the protein product MKNQITKTGKKLNKKELKTITGGMYDCMAPEPCEPYPGPCESHADANGCTMISPFCGQKICRP
- a CDS encoding bacteriocin yields the protein MKNQNLNKGKKLNKKELKVITGGLRLCVDPSTGFCTEISDACAERRCRLIVGPILD
- the ychF gene encoding redox-regulated ATPase YchF, which gives rise to MKCGIVGLPNVGKSTLFNCLSNAKAQSANYPFCTIEPNLGTVSVPDQRLFELEKIVKPERVLPAVVEIVDIAGLVKGASKGEGLGNQFLANIRECEAIIHVLRCFDNGNIVHVEGSVDPLRDKEIIDIELQLKDLETVGKAVEKAKKFIKSGKKEDILTYETLQNLQKFLEDGKNAREFAVDDLTKSIIGEVQLLTNKPVLYVCNVDENSIKNGNEWVGKIEEMAKNEGAEVVVLAAQIEADINELETYEEREIFLDELGLTEPGVNRLIRKAYDLLKLQTYFTAGVKEVRAWTIGQGWTAPQAAGVIHTDFEKGFIRAEVIKYNDYIQYGSEVKVKEAGKLSVEGKEYIVQDGDIMHFRFNV
- a CDS encoding ferritin, which codes for MNTKRLSENMEKALSDQMNKEIHASHVFLSYGIWADDKGYQGIANFLYRHAQEERNHSIKFMEYILNRGGKPKVEAIPAPPADPENLTACFDGVFKHEVDNTTAIYRIVDLSMEEKDWATWNFMQWFVQEQIEEETLAQNLIDKLKIAGGDRATDESLFTLDKTLQDAPNDVPLAQEATGDNP
- a CDS encoding glycoside hydrolase family 10 protein; the encoded protein is MKMNTLKLIVLLGVGASYSVSCSTQSAVSKTPPANKTTKPINNTTQPKPPVTATKPAPGVPPAADEVFRTDLPEIKREFRGAWIASVANINWPSRNDLTVDQQKAEAINMLEMLKNNNFNAAIFQIRPSADALYTSNIEPWSYFLTGETGTAPYPNYDPLQFWIEEAHKRGLELHVWLNPYRAHHTNGGSVNNLSMVNKLSDIVVRLKNGMYWFDPANPKTQGHVSNVVKDIVKRYDIDAIHFDDYFYPYATYNKGADFPDNATWNAYVNSGGTLSRADWRRDNVNRFVERIYKEIHAEKSHVKFGISPFGIWKPGYPAGIVGSSQYDELYADAKLWLNKGWVDYFSPQLYWPIDSKGQSFEALLSWWQSENTMNRHLWPGLNTVEIKVSDRPTEIKNQIEISRNVLKKDAGEIHWSIAGLTRNPNMLPVLKNSVYSEKALIPKTPWIKAVPLQTPTLFIADNGSFAQTNWSSGNMSNVFQWVLFKQYNGVWETEILTLDTLSKDIPKFKDGKKLNAVAIKAIDRLGNESDYMARKIK